A genome region from Candidatus Cloacimonadota bacterium includes the following:
- a CDS encoding TIGR04076 family protein: MQNSWKCKPKEENIMKELKVVVERIIDHCDAKLKPGDAFYVTGKGKIKIPDNKEFCMFALQSLIPFLVSKQHEAADFIEEMEELCCPDPGGVVFKIKYL; the protein is encoded by the coding sequence ATGCAGAACTCATGGAAATGTAAACCAAAGGAGGAAAATATCATGAAAGAATTAAAAGTTGTTGTTGAAAGAATAATTGATCACTGCGATGCGAAATTAAAACCCGGAGATGCTTTCTATGTTACCGGAAAAGGAAAGATCAAAATACCTGATAACAAGGAATTCTGTATGTTCGCCTTGCAGAGCCTGATCCCGTTTCTGGTCAGCAAGCAGCATGAAGCAGCAGATTTTATTGAAGAAATGGAAGAACTTTGCTGCCCCGATCCGGGCGGAGTTGTCTTTAAAATCAAATATCTATAA